In a genomic window of Poecilia reticulata strain Guanapo linkage group LG22, Guppy_female_1.0+MT, whole genome shotgun sequence:
- the adprs gene encoding ADP-ribosylhydrolase ARH3: MAMMAVRAAASVAGTPASKSRFRGALVAAVLGDCVGGEFEGAEEVPMESVLQHLSGLEDETKGNCVLEYSDDTAMTRCVVQSLLNRSGYDEQDLARRFAKEYSASPGRGYGSGVIQVLKKLASPQLVDVYQPARDQFNGRGSFGNGGAMRAAPFALAFPNLPDVKRFARLGAMLTHSCSLGYNGAVLQAMAVHLSLQGALSLPQQFISRLITEMEEVEGEKEALRDARILKEAEKPFCERLHRVRDLIDRNKVSIEEVISELGNGIAALHSVPTAIFCVLHCLQPRDYLPENYGGLERTIAYSLALGGDTDTIACMAGAIAGAHYGVEAVPQRWMRCCEGAEDADMNAARLHALYHQTSQGGRSETESCEDKSESNGTEKKKD, translated from the exons ATGGCAATGATGGCAGTGAGAGCGGCGGCCTCGGTAGCGGGAACCCCGGCGTCTAAGTCCCGCTTCAGGGGAGCGCTGGTGGCGGCTGTGCTGGGAGACTGCGTCGGTGGAGAGTTTGAAGGAGCGGAGGAGGTTCCAATGGAGTCCGTACTGCAGCACCTAAGCGGCCTGGAAGATGAAACTAAAGGAAACT GCGTCCTTGAATACAGCGATGACACTGCGATGACACGTTGTGTGGTCCAGTCTCTTTTGAACCGGTCTGGATACGACGAGCAGGACTTGGCCCGCAG GTTTGCGAAGGAGTACAGTGCCTCCCCCGGCCGCGGTTATGGTTCTGGAGTGATCCAGGTGTTGAAGAAACTTGCCTCCCCCCAGCTTGTTGACGTTTACCAACCAGCAAGGGACCAGTTTAACGGTCGGGGCTCGTTTGGAAACGGCGGGGCAATGAGAGCAGCCCCCTTCGCGTTGGCTTTTCCTAATTTGCCTGATGTCAAACGG tttgcCCGACTTGGTGCCATGCTGACACACTCGTGCTCTCTGGGTTATAACGGAGCTGTCCTGCAGGCAATGGCTGTACATCTGTCCCTGCAGGGGGCACTCAGCCTGCCTCAGCAGTTCATAAGTAGGCTGATCACAGAGATGGAAGAAGTGGAGGGTGAGAAGGAGGCTCTTCGTGATGCCAGAAT TctaaaagaagcagaaaaaccaTTCTGTGAGCGTCTCCACAGAGTCAGAGACCTGATTGACAGAAATAAAGTGAGCATAGAAGAAGTCATCTCTGAACTCG GAAACGGCATTGCAGCGCTACACTCTGTCCCCACTGCCATCTTCTGTGTCCTCCACTGCCTTCAGCCTCGGGACTACCTGCCAGAGAACTACGGAGGCCTGGAGAGGACAATAGCATACAGTTTGGCCCTGGGAGGTGACACAGACACCATAGCCTGCATGGCTGGGGCCATCGCTGGGGCCCACTACGGAGTCGAGGCCGTTCCTCAGAGGTGGATGAGGTGCTGTGAGGGGGCGGAGGACGCTGACATGAATGCAGCGCGGCTTCATGCGCTATACCACCAGACGTCACAAGGGGGCAGAAGTGAGACGGAGAGCTGTGAGGACAAATCTGAGTCAAACGGGACTGAGAAGAAAAAGGACTGA
- the LOC103458713 gene encoding b(0,+)-type amino acid transporter 1 isoform X2: MEQGLSLKREVGIIGAVSFIAGTMIGSGIFISPQYVLLAIGSPGASFVIWACCGLIAMLGGLCYAELGTIIPESGGEYIYMLRTAGKVTAFVFVFSFISVMRPASATGIALSCAEYVVAPFYSGCAPPQLVLKCVAAVVILALALVNCLSVRLATGIQVVTMAIKALTLAVIILGGAVMLFQGNTANFEDSFDGTNVGVKAIGIAFYQGLWSYDGWNTLNYLTEELKRPEVNLPRALVIAISLVTGLYLLVNVSYLTVMTPKELMSSTAVAITWGNKVLGSWGWIMSLAAALSAFGSLNGTFFSGGRVCFVAAREGHMPDILSMAHVHRLTPSPALIFTTVISLVVLIPGDFQSIVNYFSFTAWFFYAVTLSGLIYLKIKKPELPRPYSVPIVLPILILLVAIFLVLAPIIDQPQIEYLYVALFILSGAIVYVPFIHFKLCPGMFDKVTTFLQLFLEVAPAEKNL; this comes from the exons ATGGAGCAAGGACTGAGTCTGAAGAGGGAAGTTGGAATAATAGGAGCCGTGTCCTTCATTGCTGGGACCATGATAGGATCTGGGATCTTCATTTCTCCACAGTATGTCCTGCTAGCAATCGGCAGCCCCGGGGCCAGCTTCGTCATATGGGCCTGCTGCGGCCTGATAGCCATGCTGGGCGGCCTCTGCTACGCTGAACTGGGGACGATCATACCAGAGTCTGGAGGGGAGTACATCTACATGCTACGGACAGCTGGGAAAGTCACAGCCTTCGTGTTTGTCTTCAGCTTCATCAGCGTCATGAGGCCCGCCAGCGCCACTGGGATCGCCCTGAGCTGCGCTGAATATGTGGTGGCCCCGTTTTATAGTGGCTGTGCCCCTCCACAGCTGGTCTTGAAATGTGTGGCAGCTGTGGTGATCCTGGCCTTGGCTCTGGTCAACTGTCTCAGTGTTCGCTTGGCCACCGGCATCCAGGTGGTCACCATGGCCATTAAAGCACTGACGCTGGCGGTGATCATACTGGGAGGAGCCGTGATGCTTTTTCAGGGCAACACTGCAAACTTTGAGGACTCTTTTGACGGAACGAATGTAGGCGTGAAAGCCATCGGCATTGCTTTCTATCAGGGCCTGTGGTCTTATGATGGCTGGAATACTTTAAACTATTTAACTGAGGAGCTCAAACGACCAGAA GTAAACCTTCCCAGAGCGCTGGTGATAGCCATTTCTCTGGTCACTGGCTTGTACCTGCTGGTGAATGTCAGCTATCTGACGGTGATGACACCTAAAGAGCTCATGTCTTCCACCGCTGTAGCCATCACCTGGGG GAACAAGGTGTTGGGAAGCTGGGGTTGGATCATGTCGTTGGCTGCGGCCTTGTCTGCTTTTGGCTCCTTAAACGGGACGTTCTTCAGCGGCGGTCGAGTCTGCTTTGTGGCTGCCAGGGAGGGCCACATG cCAGATATTCTCTCCATGGCTCATGTCCACCGGCTGACTCCCTCTCCGGCTCTCATCTTCACCACTGTGATCTCTTTGGTGGTCCTCATCCCCGGAGACTTTCAGAGTATTGTCAACTACTTCAG TTTCACAGCCTGGTTTTTCTACGCTGTCACTCTGTCTGGACTGATCTATCTCAAAATAAAGAAACCGGAGCTCCCCAGACCATACAGC GTTCCCATTGTCCTCCCCATATTAATCCTGCTTGTGGCCATTTTCCTCGTTCTGGCCCCCATCATAGACCAACCTCAAATCGAGTACCTATATGTGGCGTTGTTTATCCTAAGTGGCGCAATAGTCTACGTACCTTTCATCCATTTCAAGCTTTGCCCGGGAATGTTTGATAAGGTGACAACGTTCCTGCAGCTGTTCTTGGAGGTCGCGCCAGCAGAGAAAAACCTCTGA